A section of the Humulus lupulus chromosome 2, drHumLupu1.1, whole genome shotgun sequence genome encodes:
- the LOC133818788 gene encoding protein FAR1-RELATED SEQUENCE 5-like isoform X4, which yields MSQFLAVDSDEGAEAVESSAVQELGTYEGDAIVEPYEGMAFDSEDAAKIFYDEYARQVGFVMRVMSCRRSERDGRILARRLGCNKEGHCVSIRGKFGPVRKPRPSTREGCKAMIHVKYDKSGKWVITKFVKDHNHPLVFSPREARQTMTLVHILHACMRSHVLRIDMMHMQSLSAA from the exons A TGAGCCAATTTTTGGCAGTGGATTCAGATGAGGGAGCTGAGGCAGTGGAGAGTTCTGCTGTACAAGAGTTAGGGACATATGAAGGAGATGCGATTGTAGAACCGTATGAGGGTATGGCATTTGATTCTGAAGATGCTGCCAAGATATTCTATGATGAGTATGCGAGGCAGGTGGGGTTTGTCATGCGTGTCATGTCTTGTCGCCGTTCTGAAAGAGATGGAAGAATTCTTGCCCGTCGACTTGGGTGTAATAAGGAAGGTCACTGTGTTAGTATTCGAGGTAAATTCGGGCCAGTTCGAAAGCCTCGACCCAGCACAAGGGAAGGTTGCAAGGCTATGATTCATGTTAAGTATGATAAGTCTGGAAAATGGGTGATTACTAAATTTGTAAAGGACCATAATCACCCCCTTGTGTTCTCGCCTCGTGAAGCTCGTCAAACAATG ACACTCGTGCATATCCTGCATGCATGCATGCGCTCACACGTTCTGAGAATAGATATGATGCATATGCAGTCCTTGTCTGCTGCCTAA
- the LOC133818788 gene encoding protein FAR1-RELATED SEQUENCE 5-like isoform X3: MAFDSEDAAKIFYDEYARQVGFVMRVMSCRRSERDGRILARRLGCNKEGHCVSIRGKFGPVRKPRPSTREGCKAMIHVKYDKSGKWVITKFVKDHNHPLVFSPREARQTMDEKDKKIQELTAELRNKKRLCTTYQEQLAAFIKIVEEHSDQLSKKVQNVVSNLKEFESMDQDLLQHR; this comes from the exons ATGGCATTTGATTCTGAAGATGCTGCCAAGATATTCTATGATGAGTATGCGAGGCAGGTGGGGTTTGTCATGCGTGTCATGTCTTGTCGCCGTTCTGAAAGAGATGGAAGAATTCTTGCCCGTCGACTTGGGTGTAATAAGGAAGGTCACTGTGTTAGTATTCGAGGTAAATTCGGGCCAGTTCGAAAGCCTCGACCCAGCACAAGGGAAGGTTGCAAGGCTATGATTCATGTTAAGTATGATAAGTCTGGAAAATGGGTGATTACTAAATTTGTAAAGGACCATAATCACCCCCTTGTGTTCTCGCCTCGTGAAGCTCGTCAAACAATG GATGAAAAGGATAAGAAGATTCAGGAATTGACTGCAGAGCTGCGGAATAAGAAACGGCTATGCACTACATATCAAGAACAGCTTGCTGCATTTATAAAAATTGTTGAAGAACACAGCGATCAGCTATCCAAGAAAGTTCAAAATGTAGTTAGCAATCTTAAAGAATTTGAATCCATGGACCAGGATCTCTTACAACATAGATAG
- the LOC133818788 gene encoding protein FAR1-RELATED SEQUENCE 2-like isoform X1 yields MSQFLAVDSDEGAEAVESSAVQELGTYEGDAIVEPYEGMAFDSEDAAKIFYDEYARQVGFVMRVMSCRRSERDGRILARRLGCNKEGHCVSIRGKFGPVRKPRPSTREGCKAMIHVKYDKSGKWVITKFVKDHNHPLVFSPREARQTMDEKDKKIQELTAELRNKKRLCTTYQEQLAAFIKIVEEHSDQLSKKVQNVVSNLKEFESMDQDLLQHR; encoded by the exons A TGAGCCAATTTTTGGCAGTGGATTCAGATGAGGGAGCTGAGGCAGTGGAGAGTTCTGCTGTACAAGAGTTAGGGACATATGAAGGAGATGCGATTGTAGAACCGTATGAGGGTATGGCATTTGATTCTGAAGATGCTGCCAAGATATTCTATGATGAGTATGCGAGGCAGGTGGGGTTTGTCATGCGTGTCATGTCTTGTCGCCGTTCTGAAAGAGATGGAAGAATTCTTGCCCGTCGACTTGGGTGTAATAAGGAAGGTCACTGTGTTAGTATTCGAGGTAAATTCGGGCCAGTTCGAAAGCCTCGACCCAGCACAAGGGAAGGTTGCAAGGCTATGATTCATGTTAAGTATGATAAGTCTGGAAAATGGGTGATTACTAAATTTGTAAAGGACCATAATCACCCCCTTGTGTTCTCGCCTCGTGAAGCTCGTCAAACAATG GATGAAAAGGATAAGAAGATTCAGGAATTGACTGCAGAGCTGCGGAATAAGAAACGGCTATGCACTACATATCAAGAACAGCTTGCTGCATTTATAAAAATTGTTGAAGAACACAGCGATCAGCTATCCAAGAAAGTTCAAAATGTAGTTAGCAATCTTAAAGAATTTGAATCCATGGACCAGGATCTCTTACAACATAGATAG
- the LOC133818788 gene encoding protein FAR1-RELATED SEQUENCE 5-like isoform X2, with protein MDSDEGAEAVESSAVQELGTYEGDAIVEPYEGMAFDSEDAAKIFYDEYARQVGFVMRVMSCRRSERDGRILARRLGCNKEGHCVSIRGKFGPVRKPRPSTREGCKAMIHVKYDKSGKWVITKFVKDHNHPLVFSPREARQTMDEKDKKIQELTAELRNKKRLCTTYQEQLAAFIKIVEEHSDQLSKKVQNVVSNLKEFESMDQDLLQHR; from the exons A TGGATTCAGATGAGGGAGCTGAGGCAGTGGAGAGTTCTGCTGTACAAGAGTTAGGGACATATGAAGGAGATGCGATTGTAGAACCGTATGAGGGTATGGCATTTGATTCTGAAGATGCTGCCAAGATATTCTATGATGAGTATGCGAGGCAGGTGGGGTTTGTCATGCGTGTCATGTCTTGTCGCCGTTCTGAAAGAGATGGAAGAATTCTTGCCCGTCGACTTGGGTGTAATAAGGAAGGTCACTGTGTTAGTATTCGAGGTAAATTCGGGCCAGTTCGAAAGCCTCGACCCAGCACAAGGGAAGGTTGCAAGGCTATGATTCATGTTAAGTATGATAAGTCTGGAAAATGGGTGATTACTAAATTTGTAAAGGACCATAATCACCCCCTTGTGTTCTCGCCTCGTGAAGCTCGTCAAACAATG GATGAAAAGGATAAGAAGATTCAGGAATTGACTGCAGAGCTGCGGAATAAGAAACGGCTATGCACTACATATCAAGAACAGCTTGCTGCATTTATAAAAATTGTTGAAGAACACAGCGATCAGCTATCCAAGAAAGTTCAAAATGTAGTTAGCAATCTTAAAGAATTTGAATCCATGGACCAGGATCTCTTACAACATAGATAG